Proteins encoded in a region of the Anguilla anguilla isolate fAngAng1 chromosome 10, fAngAng1.pri, whole genome shotgun sequence genome:
- the isl1 gene encoding insulin gene enhancer protein isl-1 isoform X1 — protein MGDMGDPPKKKRLISLCVGCGNQIHDQYILRVSPDLEWHAACLKCAECNQYLDESCTCFVRDGKTYCKRDYIRLYGIKCAKCNIGFSKNDFVMRARSKVYHIECFRCVACSRQLIPGDEFALREDGLFCRADHDVVERATMGAGDPLSPLHPARPLQMAAEPISARQPALRPHVHKQPEKTTRVRTVLNEKQLHTLRTCYNANPRPDALMKEQLVEMTGLSPRVIRVWFQNKRCKDKKRSILMKQLQQQQPNDKTFLWGYLQNIQGMTGTPMVAASPERHDGGLQANPVEVQSYQPPWKVLSDFALQSDIDQPAFQQLVNFSEGGPGSNSTGSEVASMSSQLPDTPNSMVASPIEA, from the exons ATGGGAGATATGGGGGATCCGCCGAAAA aaaagCGCCTCATTTCGTTGTGTGTTGGGTGTGGAAATCAAATACACGATCAGTATATTCTGAGAGTTTCTCCAGATCTGGAATGGCATGCGGCGTGCTTGAAATGTGCAGAATGCAATCAGTATTTGGACGAGTCATGTACCTGCTTTGTTAGAGATGGGAAGACGTACTGTAAAAGGGACTATATCAG GTTATACGGGATAAAGTGCGCCAAATGCAACATTGGTTTCAGCAAGAACGATTTCGTCATGAGAGCTCGCTCCAAGGTGTACCACATCGAGTGTTTTCGGTGCGTGGCTTGCAGCCGACAGCTTATCCCTGGGGACGAGTTCGCTTTGAGAGAGGACGGCCTGTTCTGCCGGGCCGATCACGACGTCGTGGAACGTGCAACAATGGGAGCCGGAGACCCTCTGAGCCCTTTACACCCAGCAAGACCTTTACAGATGGCGG CAGAACCCATATCTGCAAGACAGCCTGCGCTTCGGCCGCATGTTCATAAACAGCCGGAGAAAACTACCCGAGTCAGGACGGTACTTAACGAAAAACAGCTTCACACCTTGAGAACTTGCTACAACGCTAACCCCAGACCGGACGCTCTCATGAAGGAGCAGCTGGTGGAGATGACGGGCCTTAGTCCAAGAGTCATCAGAGTTTGGTTTCAAAACAAGCGCTGCAAGGACAAGAAAAGGAGTATATTGATGAAACAACTCCAGCAACAGCAACCCAACGACAAAACG TTTCTTTGGGGCTATCTGCAGAATATCCAGGGGATGACAGGGACTCCAATGGTGGCAGCCAGTCCGGAGAGGCACGACGGCGGTTTGCAGGCAAACCCGGTGGAGGTGCAGAGTTACCAACCGCCTTGGAAAGTTCTGAGCGACTTCGCACTGCAGAGTGACATAGACCAGCCAGCGTTTCAGCAACTG GTCAATTTCTCGGAAGGAGGGCCAGGTTCAAATTCCACTGGGAGTGAAGTCGCGTCAATGTCCTCTCAACTACCAGATACACCGAACAGCATGGTAGCGAGCCCTATAGAGGCATGA
- the isl1 gene encoding insulin gene enhancer protein isl-1 isoform X4 — protein MGDMGDPPKKKRLISLCVGCGNQIHDQYILRVSPDLEWHAACLKCAECNQYLDESCTCFVRDGKTYCKRDYIRLYGIKCAKCNIGFSKNDFVMRARSKVYHIECFRCVACSRQLIPGDEFALREDGLFCRADHDVVERATMGAGDPLSPLHPARPLQMAEPISARQPALRPHVHKQPEKTTRVRTVLNEKQLHTLRTCYNANPRPDALMKEQLVEMTGLSPRVIRVWFQNKRCKDKKRSILMKQLQQQQPNDKTNIQGMTGTPMVAASPERHDGGLQANPVEVQSYQPPWKVLSDFALQSDIDQPAFQQLVNFSEGGPGSNSTGSEVASMSSQLPDTPNSMVASPIEA, from the exons ATGGGAGATATGGGGGATCCGCCGAAAA aaaagCGCCTCATTTCGTTGTGTGTTGGGTGTGGAAATCAAATACACGATCAGTATATTCTGAGAGTTTCTCCAGATCTGGAATGGCATGCGGCGTGCTTGAAATGTGCAGAATGCAATCAGTATTTGGACGAGTCATGTACCTGCTTTGTTAGAGATGGGAAGACGTACTGTAAAAGGGACTATATCAG GTTATACGGGATAAAGTGCGCCAAATGCAACATTGGTTTCAGCAAGAACGATTTCGTCATGAGAGCTCGCTCCAAGGTGTACCACATCGAGTGTTTTCGGTGCGTGGCTTGCAGCCGACAGCTTATCCCTGGGGACGAGTTCGCTTTGAGAGAGGACGGCCTGTTCTGCCGGGCCGATCACGACGTCGTGGAACGTGCAACAATGGGAGCCGGAGACCCTCTGAGCCCTTTACACCCAGCAAGACCTTTACAGATGGCGG AACCCATATCTGCAAGACAGCCTGCGCTTCGGCCGCATGTTCATAAACAGCCGGAGAAAACTACCCGAGTCAGGACGGTACTTAACGAAAAACAGCTTCACACCTTGAGAACTTGCTACAACGCTAACCCCAGACCGGACGCTCTCATGAAGGAGCAGCTGGTGGAGATGACGGGCCTTAGTCCAAGAGTCATCAGAGTTTGGTTTCAAAACAAGCGCTGCAAGGACAAGAAAAGGAGTATATTGATGAAACAACTCCAGCAACAGCAACCCAACGACAAAACG AATATCCAGGGGATGACAGGGACTCCAATGGTGGCAGCCAGTCCGGAGAGGCACGACGGCGGTTTGCAGGCAAACCCGGTGGAGGTGCAGAGTTACCAACCGCCTTGGAAAGTTCTGAGCGACTTCGCACTGCAGAGTGACATAGACCAGCCAGCGTTTCAGCAACTG GTCAATTTCTCGGAAGGAGGGCCAGGTTCAAATTCCACTGGGAGTGAAGTCGCGTCAATGTCCTCTCAACTACCAGATACACCGAACAGCATGGTAGCGAGCCCTATAGAGGCATGA
- the isl1 gene encoding insulin gene enhancer protein isl-1 isoform X2, whose product MGDMGDPPKKKRLISLCVGCGNQIHDQYILRVSPDLEWHAACLKCAECNQYLDESCTCFVRDGKTYCKRDYIRLYGIKCAKCNIGFSKNDFVMRARSKVYHIECFRCVACSRQLIPGDEFALREDGLFCRADHDVVERATMGAGDPLSPLHPARPLQMAEPISARQPALRPHVHKQPEKTTRVRTVLNEKQLHTLRTCYNANPRPDALMKEQLVEMTGLSPRVIRVWFQNKRCKDKKRSILMKQLQQQQPNDKTFLWGYLQNIQGMTGTPMVAASPERHDGGLQANPVEVQSYQPPWKVLSDFALQSDIDQPAFQQLVNFSEGGPGSNSTGSEVASMSSQLPDTPNSMVASPIEA is encoded by the exons ATGGGAGATATGGGGGATCCGCCGAAAA aaaagCGCCTCATTTCGTTGTGTGTTGGGTGTGGAAATCAAATACACGATCAGTATATTCTGAGAGTTTCTCCAGATCTGGAATGGCATGCGGCGTGCTTGAAATGTGCAGAATGCAATCAGTATTTGGACGAGTCATGTACCTGCTTTGTTAGAGATGGGAAGACGTACTGTAAAAGGGACTATATCAG GTTATACGGGATAAAGTGCGCCAAATGCAACATTGGTTTCAGCAAGAACGATTTCGTCATGAGAGCTCGCTCCAAGGTGTACCACATCGAGTGTTTTCGGTGCGTGGCTTGCAGCCGACAGCTTATCCCTGGGGACGAGTTCGCTTTGAGAGAGGACGGCCTGTTCTGCCGGGCCGATCACGACGTCGTGGAACGTGCAACAATGGGAGCCGGAGACCCTCTGAGCCCTTTACACCCAGCAAGACCTTTACAGATGGCGG AACCCATATCTGCAAGACAGCCTGCGCTTCGGCCGCATGTTCATAAACAGCCGGAGAAAACTACCCGAGTCAGGACGGTACTTAACGAAAAACAGCTTCACACCTTGAGAACTTGCTACAACGCTAACCCCAGACCGGACGCTCTCATGAAGGAGCAGCTGGTGGAGATGACGGGCCTTAGTCCAAGAGTCATCAGAGTTTGGTTTCAAAACAAGCGCTGCAAGGACAAGAAAAGGAGTATATTGATGAAACAACTCCAGCAACAGCAACCCAACGACAAAACG TTTCTTTGGGGCTATCTGCAGAATATCCAGGGGATGACAGGGACTCCAATGGTGGCAGCCAGTCCGGAGAGGCACGACGGCGGTTTGCAGGCAAACCCGGTGGAGGTGCAGAGTTACCAACCGCCTTGGAAAGTTCTGAGCGACTTCGCACTGCAGAGTGACATAGACCAGCCAGCGTTTCAGCAACTG GTCAATTTCTCGGAAGGAGGGCCAGGTTCAAATTCCACTGGGAGTGAAGTCGCGTCAATGTCCTCTCAACTACCAGATACACCGAACAGCATGGTAGCGAGCCCTATAGAGGCATGA
- the isl1 gene encoding insulin gene enhancer protein isl-1 isoform X3 yields MGDMGDPPKKKRLISLCVGCGNQIHDQYILRVSPDLEWHAACLKCAECNQYLDESCTCFVRDGKTYCKRDYIRLYGIKCAKCNIGFSKNDFVMRARSKVYHIECFRCVACSRQLIPGDEFALREDGLFCRADHDVVERATMGAGDPLSPLHPARPLQMAAEPISARQPALRPHVHKQPEKTTRVRTVLNEKQLHTLRTCYNANPRPDALMKEQLVEMTGLSPRVIRVWFQNKRCKDKKRSILMKQLQQQQPNDKTNIQGMTGTPMVAASPERHDGGLQANPVEVQSYQPPWKVLSDFALQSDIDQPAFQQLVNFSEGGPGSNSTGSEVASMSSQLPDTPNSMVASPIEA; encoded by the exons ATGGGAGATATGGGGGATCCGCCGAAAA aaaagCGCCTCATTTCGTTGTGTGTTGGGTGTGGAAATCAAATACACGATCAGTATATTCTGAGAGTTTCTCCAGATCTGGAATGGCATGCGGCGTGCTTGAAATGTGCAGAATGCAATCAGTATTTGGACGAGTCATGTACCTGCTTTGTTAGAGATGGGAAGACGTACTGTAAAAGGGACTATATCAG GTTATACGGGATAAAGTGCGCCAAATGCAACATTGGTTTCAGCAAGAACGATTTCGTCATGAGAGCTCGCTCCAAGGTGTACCACATCGAGTGTTTTCGGTGCGTGGCTTGCAGCCGACAGCTTATCCCTGGGGACGAGTTCGCTTTGAGAGAGGACGGCCTGTTCTGCCGGGCCGATCACGACGTCGTGGAACGTGCAACAATGGGAGCCGGAGACCCTCTGAGCCCTTTACACCCAGCAAGACCTTTACAGATGGCGG CAGAACCCATATCTGCAAGACAGCCTGCGCTTCGGCCGCATGTTCATAAACAGCCGGAGAAAACTACCCGAGTCAGGACGGTACTTAACGAAAAACAGCTTCACACCTTGAGAACTTGCTACAACGCTAACCCCAGACCGGACGCTCTCATGAAGGAGCAGCTGGTGGAGATGACGGGCCTTAGTCCAAGAGTCATCAGAGTTTGGTTTCAAAACAAGCGCTGCAAGGACAAGAAAAGGAGTATATTGATGAAACAACTCCAGCAACAGCAACCCAACGACAAAACG AATATCCAGGGGATGACAGGGACTCCAATGGTGGCAGCCAGTCCGGAGAGGCACGACGGCGGTTTGCAGGCAAACCCGGTGGAGGTGCAGAGTTACCAACCGCCTTGGAAAGTTCTGAGCGACTTCGCACTGCAGAGTGACATAGACCAGCCAGCGTTTCAGCAACTG GTCAATTTCTCGGAAGGAGGGCCAGGTTCAAATTCCACTGGGAGTGAAGTCGCGTCAATGTCCTCTCAACTACCAGATACACCGAACAGCATGGTAGCGAGCCCTATAGAGGCATGA